The genome window AACTTCCTTCTGGTCTGCCTAAGTCTTGGATGTTTTCATTGGATTTGGTTGCATACAGATAATTTACTAAATGATACTTTTCAATGTAATTCCACAAAACCAGCAATAGTGGCTTTACAGTAacttaaactgatttttaaaagactcTTAAGTAACCTAGTAGTCATAGCAGTTGTGAAAATGCCCTAAATTATGCTCACTGTAGAAACACAAAACTTGGAAATACTGCCTTGTTATTGTATTCaggatattttctttactgcaCTTGAACACAGGAGAAACTAgcagtggaagaagaaaagtgGCAAGAAAAATGCAGTAGAACTTGTAACAAAATGGCAAAACCCAGCTTGAAGCAATGACAATCACATACATTATCAAAAAGTATCTTGCCACCTGCATCAAGTGGCAACACCACGGCACAGCCTCATTTCACGTTTTGTCTTTGAGAGACAGTTAGGAAGAAAATGGGTGGATTGATGCAATTTATCTGTGCAGCCAAGAAATAATGTACCCTTCTCTGAGGTACAGGCAAGTCCAGTCATGGATTATGTCCTTGGCTTTCCTCAAGCCACAGCCTCCACTTGTGTTGGCACATAATTTCCCAATACCAGCCTTGACTTGTTCTCCAGGTGGCAAGGTGCCCCATCACCTCCTGATAGAGGGCAATCCTCTTTATCATCCTCTGGTTGCCTCAGTTTTTCTTGAAATACTTCTCCCAGGTATTTCCAGTGCCACATCATCATCTTGGCAGGATGTGTCGCCTAGCCCTCAGCAGTACAGGTGCCTCTGTCTCAGCAAGGAGTGTCCCTCATGGGCATTTGGTCAGAGCCATAACAGGGTATCCACTGAGCTGCAGCATTCAGTAATGAGCAAAGGCATATTTGCAAGTAGCTGTTTGAATTATACTTGTAGAAAAAGTATAAAAGAGCAAAGTGTTAATGATGAGAAGACTGTAGCCTTGTAGATATACAAGGTTATTCTTAAAGGAGGACTTTGTAACACTGTAAATTCCAGGCTTATGCGTGCGTAAGCGAGACTGGAATCTGACCCCTTATGCCTAAAAAATTCCTTAATTATTATTAGAATGGACATGATACAAACCATTATTCTAAAATAATACTGGCTGGGCTCAGAAGATTCACATTCAAATAGTAAGAAATGGTAATTTTGGGTTTCCCAAGCAAACATAATCTTTCTGCACAAATGCATATCCTATATTCAATAAGGCAAGGTTCCTGGGGAAAATGACAAGTGTAATTAAAACTTGTCTCATCATGCATGCACACAGGGGAGGGCAAGCTGTGATTGTAATGGTAACTGCTCCTGGCAGGTGTTTTTCTTGTAATATCAAGTATTAAATAAAACTTCCCCTGTTTATTAACCCAAATACTCTCCTGTATGCTTCTAACAGTGCCTCTGCGATGCGTTGCAAATGAGGCTGAAGTTGGGCTATATCTTTCAGCATAAACTTTTGTATTCAGAGGTACAAACCTACTTGCCCTTGCTGAGACTGTTACAGGGACCTGGAGCACTGTGGATGCTGCAAATTCTTTTGCACTTTGTAGCTCTGGAGgttgttttctgtgctgaagaTTTTGGGTACATTATGGTGTAGTAGGGATATTCCACAACTCgtgagggaggggaagaaaccCTGctatatatagaatcatagaatcactaggttggaaaggacccacaggatcatcgagtccaaccgttcctatcaaacactaaaccatgcccctcagcacctcatccacccgtctcttaaacacctccagggaaggtgactcaaccacctccctgggcagcctctgccagtgcccaatgaccctttctgtgaaatattttttcctgatgttaagcctgaacctcccctggcagaacttgaggccattccctcttgtcctgtcccctgtcacttgggagaagaggccagctccctgctctccacaacctcctctcaggtagttgtagagagcaataaggtctcccctcagcctcctcttctcaaggctaaacaaccccagctctctcagctgctcctcataaggcctgttctccaggcccttcaccagcttcattgctcttctctggactcgctccagagcctcaatatccttcttgtggtgaggggtccagaactgaacacagtatttgaggtatggtctcaccagtgctgagtacagagggagaataacctccctggacctgctggtcacaccgtttctgatccaagccaagatgccattggccttcttggccacctgggcacactgctggctcatgttcagtcgctgtcaaccaacacccccaggtccttctcctctgggcagctgcctagccagacttctcccagtctgtagcactgcatagggttgttgtgccccaagagcaggacccggcatttggccttgttaaacctcatgccattggactcagcccagcggtccagcctgttcagatccctttgcagagcctcccgaccctccagcagatcgacacttccacccagcttagtgtcatctgcaaacttgctaagggtgcactcaatgccttcattgagatcattgataaagatattgaacagggctggacccagcactgagccctggggaaccccacttgtcactggcctccagctggatttcacaccatttcccaccactctctgggcccggccatccaaccagttttccacccaggagagtgtgcgcctgtccaggccagatgctgacagtttctgaagctgaatgctgtgggaaactgtatcaaaggctgtATCACGTATATGTGTTGCCATCTATTGCCTGCAACCATGAGCGAGTGAATATGAtcaactgcattttaaataagAGGCAGAAGGGGAGGAGGCAGAGCCGGAGCCAGGCACTGGCTTTGGGTAGTGTAAGCCAGATGTGTCACTTCAGATAGTTCGCAGGCACCCCCAGTGCTGTGAGACTACAAGGTCTTTTATGACTTTTATTTCAAGTTCCTTTGTTATTTGCTGCCAGAATTCTCAAAGTAATGCAGTAAAGAAGTGGTAAATGGTCATTAATTTAGACAACCTAAGTAGAGGACTGAAAATGGGCTCCACATGTAATACAAGAAAGTTAACGGCTTGCTGATGTCCTTTTGTGAGTGAATTGTGTAGCCTGGTTGTTTAATGGAGTGTTTAAAAATTGTGTCGGCAATAGCCTATGAATAATGCAATACCTTACTGCTAAGAAACTGCTGATATGCTGGGAAAATTTCTGTCAGAGTCGAGAAAAATTTTGAAAGCACCGTCTTCTTGGGATGCCCTTTATTTACAGGCTTGCTGCTTCAGAGATTGCATTCCTTTTTTAGATACTGCAAGTAAAGATGCTCTCCACTGCCTCTGCCTCTGTCTTGCAGCTTCATGTGACtccctttgcttttgtctgtaaAAGCTAGTGGATCTCAAAGAGTTTAGGCTTTATTAACTGAACACTGTAAGAATGGAGATATTCGCTGTGCAGTCTTCAGCCATTCTAGGTTTTTTCCCTAAGGCACATGGCATCAAAGGAAAATAGATGCTGGTTTTGTGTCAGAAATAGGGGCAAAGATTTGGAAAAAGAGACCAATATTTTGCAGGTTTTTGAAACATCGGCTCCTTGCGTGAGAGAAGTGATCTGGGAGTGTTGCACAGATTTTGATGGACTTTGCAGTGTGAAcccagttccaatgcccctaAATTTTCCCTCATGTCCTCCTCCAGTGCACAAAGCCTCTGTGTGCTTTGGTCATGAGTAATAGGAGGTTGTGCTACTAAGCAACTAAATCTTGCTTGGCCAAAGAAATGAGAAGATTGAGAGTGAAGCCCTGTTAGCAGGGGAGCTCTAGAAGTTGGAACTGTCTTAACTGCAGGAGGAAACATCACAGAACATAGCTCAGGCAAGCACCTGAGTCAATCAcaatatctttattttcttctcattttggCCCTCAGCTGCACtccaggagaaaataaaatcataaatttGTTTCTCATGCAGGGTTTTCCCCACCTGCactaaaatgcagaaatatcaCAGGAGGGCAGGTGAACACAGTATGTACCTAATCACTGTTCTCAGCTAAGTGTATGCTAGGAGCAGACCCAGCCTGTGGAACTTTGTGCCCTGCCTCTGCTGTGGTTTTGTTATTAGTAGCCTGGTATTCATACTGCATCTTTTTCATCAGGATTTACACAGTAGAACCCTGAGTCAAAGTGTTTCCTGCAATTTAGGCAGTATATTATTAGTGTAAAGCTAGAACAAAGCATCACATGATTGATGTTGATGTTAGTCATCTGAGGAAGTGACATCCTCACCTGGGAGGTTGTTGTGGTGGGTTTTAAAGGTATGTGGTGATGCTAACAGCAAGTTCCAGGCGTGAGGCTATAGGGCAGGAGGGAGAATGGGTTAGAGTAGAGATTGTATCCCCAGGGTGATCTGTAACTGTATAAGCAAGAGGATTTGGCAAAATGGGAGGGAAGATTTGGACTTCACTGGCTTTTTTTGCTGCTGGGATATTTCTTGGGAGCGCAGTATTTTTGCAGCTACAAGAAAGGAACTGTATAAAAGGGGTCAGTCTAAGCACAAGATAGTTGACAAGGACTACCAGAGGAGGTTGACTAATGGGCTAAATGTTTTCAGTAGAacaaatgaagagaaaaggTATCTAAAACTTTCTCCACCACCCAAAACCTATCCTGCCAAACAAGAAGCACCTTCAGCAGAGAGGGGAGGTCTAGGCTGAGGATCATGGTCAAGTTCAACCAGCCTTTCTCAGGACAGAAATGCTGCCAACTGCCAGTATACGTGAAAATGCAGCTTTCAAGAGGAAGGACACAGTTCTGTTATGCAGTTTATTCCACTGATGCTTCTGATGGTCCtattaaattatctttttttaatttttttttttcaggtgaagAGTGAAGGCCCCAAATTGGTGCCCTTCTTTAAAGCCacttgtgtctattttgtcctCTGGCTGCCAACTTCCAGTCCCTCCTGGTTCAGTGCCCTCATCAAATGTCTGCCTATCTTCTGCCTGTGGGTTTTCCTTCTGGCTCATGGAATTAACTTCTTAGTGTCACACCGGAGCGCCAGCCGCATCCTAGCAGGactcgtattctcagcagtggGAGACGCCTTTCTCAtctggcaggagcagggctACTTCATTCATGGTGAGTGCGGTGTCAGTCACAAAGGGATGCCAGTGTCCAGCTGTTAATCTCTTTATTTAGTAAAGAGTTGCTGGGCCACGTGTTTTGTTTATTCATATACAGCTTAAGCCCTAGGCAGTGGGAGGCACTTATCCTTTGACTAAAATCCATTATAGTTAGAGGAGTCATGCCATGGATGAGTCTTCTCCTGAACTTCTCTTCAGGTTATAGTGTTAATTGGGGCAGGTTTGGTTCCCTGGCACGTGCTCACAGCACCTCAGCTCTCTGGAGCTGGGAAGGTGGCATGGGCAGAatccctggggaagagaaggaaacagtCATAGCACTCAGCAGCTCCCATGAAGCTAAAGGAAGTATCTACATCCTATCTCTCTGCAGGGAGATTTGTCAGCCCTTTGCTACAAGGATCAGAAATAGGAGACATGGTGCAAAGGTCCTCAGTGGAGAACAGGTGGAAAGAACCCTTATGTTTTGATAGACAAGCCTATAGTCTGGGGAAGTTGTTTACGTGGATGCTAGAAACTAAAGCATAAGAAATCTTGTCCTACTTGCAGGTTCATCAGTATGAATCACGTAGCCTATTGTACAAGATGTCTATTTTGCAAGACATGTAAATGATGGGGAATCAAGGACAAATCTTTCCACAATGGCCTGTCATTTCTGCAGAAAGATACACATCTCTCGGAGCAAAAcaagcttgttttattttgctagtTTGCTGACTAGAACATAATGCTGTAGATTAATCATTGAAAGCCATATTAAACCTGCCTGCAGCAACACTCTCCCTGGCCTTGGACTGTCACAAGAAATCAGCAGTAGTTGAGTTCTTCACTAAACTGACTAGTGGGGTTTCTGAAGTTAATTTAACCAGCATGGGGATCTCGCTTAACACCCACCACTAATTGGCTGCTGTGACTTTCCCATTAGAAAATGTGATGAGACGAAGGAATTTTTCTGACTTGTGCTGTTGTCAGCTCTGAAAGTAAAAGGCTTTTTTATCACCTCTCTCGTGAAGTCAGTATTTAGTTTTATTCTGGGATTCCAACAACATCTTTCTTTATGAGAGGGAAGTGTGTCTAATGCTAGATATGAAAGGCCAAATGCTCTGAGTCTGGTTTTAATCCTGCTTCCCAAGGGTTTATCCCGATCTCATTAAAAGTTCATGTAAAATTTTTTACTGATTTTGGTGGGGTTTAAATTAGGCCTTGAGGATTGGATCTATCTGGCTGAACCCTGGGCATGTTGTTGAGGAGCTCCAGCCTTCTCTTGGGCTGCCACCTCCTCTGTGCCGAGTGTTGGCATCCCCACTGATGAGCCTCCTCCTAACTGTGGTACCTGGCTCAGTGCAGGTTGCCTCAGCTCAACTTCTTGTGCTTGTTTTGCCTCCTGGAGTTATTCTTTGAGCTGTGGCTTGGAAAACATTCAAGGCCTGAATCTCACCATGACTGTTTCAATACATGGACTACTCCACTCCCATATAGCTGGCATCTCTGAGTTGCCTCTCCTGTTTAGTGCTAGGTGAAGGTCAACTAGTCACGGCAATTCAGTGTCTCGTTAATGTGTTTTAGTCTGAACTTACGATGGATTTTTTGACCCTAGTCTCACAACTGAGAAATGTTGCTTTCTAGGTTTggatgcatttttcttctttaaaggaAAGCTCTCTTGGGGCATGTTGTAAACCTCTGCCTTCATCCTGGCTGCTTCCTGCATGCCTCAGTCCTTGCTAATCCAAGCTACCATCTTCTGTAGTGAAGTGTTAACATTTGTGTTTCAGCTGTTAGCAGAAAAAGCACACTACCCCACTTCATGCTTCACCTTTCctgcaaaatgtattttctcctGTATAAAACTCAGCAGGCTGCCATTGTTGACAACTGGCAATATTCAaccttttgacatcattgtttgaGGGAATTTGAAATTTCAGGAGAATAAGAGGAAATACTAGATAAAATGTACTTTGTGTTTAATTTCTACAGctttcaggctgaaaaaaagGGTTGGGAACTGGGCTAATTTGAATAGCTTTTGAGACAATGAGTTTATAAAAGGACATTTGTTCATTACTTTATAGGGAAGTGAGAGCCTGGGAACCTACTCTTGGCACACTtagctttttttcagttttgctgtttCAATCCACTAATAACATGCTATTTTCTGACTAGTGTCTTAACTGCACGTAGAAGATACTTTACAGTGTTAACATCCACCTCCTTTGGGAGCAGGCACTTATAAACAATTTATGTATTTGATGAACACTGCATGGTGAACAAGGGACTAACAAAAAGGCATTATTACCAGCCTGAGGGGAAACTCCAGGCACAGGGAGGGCGAAGGATACCCAGGGGTAGGAAGTGGGCAGAGAGGAGATGGTCTGATCTGGGAAGACCAGGTCAAAGGCCGAGAAATGCACTCCGCCCTCCCTGTGCGGCCATCATAGATTTCCCCCGTCCCTGACTTGATTTGTGGGTATTGAATAAGGAAACCTGGGAGCTGACTCCATCAGCTGTGACCAGCCTCACCACACATTACGAAACTCCTGCCTTTCTGGGCTTCTGCTTAGCTGCTGCATGCTGTCCTCCTCTCCTCTTGCTCCTTGTTGCCAGCTGCCTGCATGAAGGACAATACATTCTTCAGTTCCACACCCCAGAACTCTCCATATAGTGCCACCAAAGGAAAAACCACTCATGACTGTTAGGGCAAAATAACCTCCTTCTCCTTACGTATGCCCCCAGGGCTATAGTCTTTCTTGCCCTATAAGACTATCAACAGCTCTTGTCCTAAACCCCTCCTCAGTTTCCTCAGTGCAGTGCCCATGATGTGTAATAGCTCTGTGGGACACCAACTTTTTGTTGTgctcctttgctcttctcttccttccccttcctgctGTTCCAGACCAGattccccaccagccccctcCTCCGAGTTCGCCTCATCCCACCATGGCTGAGCTTTCAGTGGGTATCTGGCCTTTCTCAAAAGCAAGGAGACACTTGCCCTTCTTTAAGCTGTCTCAACACAGGAGTGTTAAGATTGGAAAATGGCTGCTAGCAGCAGGTTTTAGAGACTGCCCTTTATACCACAGCATCATTCTTTCAATGTAAACAAGTTTTCTGCTGGAGGTCTCAGCTTCCCAGATACTTTTCTCTATTTCATGCTTTAGAGCCGCATGAAAACTTTCAGCTACTCTAATAATCCTGCCAGGATAAAGCAGGACAGCCTGCAGCTGCACCGTGTGTGGGTCTGGGAACCAGAGGACGGGACAAGCTGGACTCAGTTTGGGGTCCTCTATTTACAATTGACATGACAGCTCATAGTCACCAGCTGTACCAATACATAGTGACATTTTTTTGTCAAATAGATTAGTGATGAGTGAGTAACATATGGGCAGTACCTTCCAACACCCACATCTGGCATTTCTCAAAGGTGTTGCACTTCAAAGGGAATctggcattttattttcacagattGATTCCAGTTAAGGTCCATCTTAATCTTGCAAATAGCCATAAAATTGTTGGCGGATCACGTTGGTGCAGTCCCTGAAATATGCCAGCTGCTTCTTTCCAGCTTGGGTTTCTCCTAGCTATGGGCAGAGATGGAGTAAAAGCCAGATTTAGTCCCCGAGTGCCTTTGAGTTTGTGGCTAAATACGGTCAGGCTTTGTGTCTGGGTTCAGAGGGACTGgtatcttttttcttatttttttcctttgcagtctTCCTGTTCTACACATGACCTATTGGCAAAACACTTTGGATAGTTAGAGGGGATGATGTTTGGTTTGCCTTGCCCCCACCCTTCTATCCAAAGCAGGGGAGGAGGAACCACCTGAAAATCAAGCTTTGTTCCTTTTGTGGCAGCTTAGTTCACCTGGCCTCCCTCCTGGAAGGATTGTATCATAACAGTGTTGTACTTGGCTGCAGGTGTTAATGCACTGGGGCTCCTTAGGGTGGGAGGCTGGTGCTAAGATTGATCCCCTATGCATACTTTTTATTACCAAATGGTCCCAAGTGGTCAGTATGATTCCCACTGAAAGCATTGAGGGTTGTAACACTGCAAGGACATCTAATCCTTTTGCCTGTTGTGGTATATTTAAACCCAATATAGCcacaatggttttttttttttatttgctaccAACTGCCAGTCACTGCTGAAAGGTCATATTTGCTATGTCAATGCCTCTTTCCAGGTCTGCTGATGTTTGCAATCACACACATCCTGTATTCTTCAGCCTTCGGCATGAAGCCTTTGGACCTTAAAGCCGGCTTGTTTACGGGCCTTGTTTGCAGTTCCTGTTATGCCTTCCTGTACTCCTACCTCTCAGGCCCATTCACCTACCTGGTAGCTGTCTACATCGCCTTGATTGGCTTCATGGGCTGGCGAGCAGTCGCCGGCATGCAGCTGCGCAACGACCTCTGGACATGGACCAAGCTCTCGGCCTGCATCGGCGCAATGCTCTTCATGGTGTCGGATCTGACCATTGCACTTAACAAGTTCTGCTTTCCTGTGCCCTACTCACGCTTCATCATCATGGCTACTTACTATGCAGCCCAAATGCTTATTGCATTGTCAGCTGTAGAGAGCAGAGATGAAGAGGACTTCAGAAAGAGGAGCTAGGTGGAGCGCCAATAGTCTGTGAACAACATGGGTTATATCTCAGGTGCTGTAGCTGCATTCACCCCTGAGAGAGATCTCCATTTCTCTAGGCACATCGGTGATGTTGATTTTGCTTCTTTGAAGCATTACcttgggggcttttttttccttttttccaatGGCTTTCTCCGAATAATGCTTACTTTGGTGTGGAGTCCCTATCAGAAAGCTTAGACTTGTCCCTGCAGTAGCTGCTCATTCAACTTCTCCTCCTTAGAAGTACTGTACTACTGCATTTTACTTGTCAGTCTTGAAACTGATGCAGACTGTCTGGGAAGAGGAGAGCTGATGGAAAGGAGGTTTAGCGATACACTGTGCTAGAAGACTTGCTTTCAATAGTAGGCAGACAGGCACAGATCTCTGTTGAAGTCATAGGTAAAAAAGAATTTAACTGACACATATTTTTGTGCATTACAAACCCAGTATGTAAACTGGAGCTGTTGCTTCTGCTGAAAGGAACCCTGgatgtagagaaaaaaacacatatcCAGATGAGAACTGAGCTTTGGAGTCAACAGCAGCATGTGGCAGCCCCCAGCAGAACcagaatgaaagcaaaacacCAAGCAATGAGCACAGGTCAAAAGGTGCACTGATGTGCAGTGCTGGGTGCTTTGATTGCAGCTGATCGCTGCTCCAGGGCAGGTCTGTATGTGCAAGCCAGCATTGCGGCATGTGGAAGAAATAGGAGTTTGGTGGGATTTCAGGGACAT of Phaenicophaeus curvirostris isolate KB17595 chromosome 5, BPBGC_Pcur_1.0, whole genome shotgun sequence contains these proteins:
- the TMEM86A gene encoding lysoplasmalogenase TMEM86A produces the protein MVSPVTVVKSEGPKLVPFFKATCVYFVLWLPTSSPSWFSALIKCLPIFCLWVFLLAHGINFLVSHRSASRILAGLVFSAVGDAFLIWQEQGYFIHGLLMFAITHILYSSAFGMKPLDLKAGLFTGLVCSSCYAFLYSYLSGPFTYLVAVYIALIGFMGWRAVAGMQLRNDLWTWTKLSACIGAMLFMVSDLTIALNKFCFPVPYSRFIIMATYYAAQMLIALSAVESRDEEDFRKRS